From the genome of Anaerolineae bacterium, one region includes:
- a CDS encoding LacI family DNA-binding transcriptional regulator, with protein sequence MRKHNGKRPTIADVAQRAGVSKTVVTHALNGKRPVSEETRRRIFQAIEELGYQPNPLAQRLAGGRTGIIGFAFPLVTPGIANLEMKIIASAANVFNQENYDFLLLTHAAPSHENLRRVVQSGLVDGVILLQVRMVDPRIDILRQANLPFVLFGRCADNAGLVYVDMDVEYAMHECVAHLAELGHRHIMYFHQEDRGFGLVERALESFAEACASYHLSGQTLPCGVSPEAGAEAMGRLVEQYPQTTAVIFWTDIAAWGAINAAKARGIRIPEDLSLICFDRSTAAALGTFHPTAIDIRADESAALAAQMLVALLKNEPLSETQVLVRPYFIAGESTGRCPNHEVQGGGESL encoded by the coding sequence ATGCGCAAGCACAATGGCAAACGTCCAACCATCGCGGACGTCGCTCAGCGCGCAGGGGTCAGCAAGACCGTGGTCACCCATGCCCTGAACGGCAAACGGCCGGTCTCCGAGGAGACGCGCCGGCGCATTTTCCAGGCCATCGAGGAGTTAGGCTATCAGCCGAACCCCCTGGCACAGCGTCTGGCCGGCGGACGCACCGGCATCATCGGCTTCGCCTTCCCCCTCGTCACCCCCGGCATCGCCAATTTGGAAATGAAGATCATCGCCAGCGCCGCCAACGTCTTCAACCAGGAAAATTACGACTTCCTTCTCCTGACACACGCCGCCCCAAGCCATGAAAACCTGCGCCGGGTGGTACAGAGCGGATTAGTGGACGGCGTCATCTTGCTCCAGGTGCGTATGGTAGACCCTCGCATCGACATCCTTCGCCAAGCGAATCTGCCCTTCGTCCTCTTCGGCCGCTGCGCGGACAACGCCGGCCTCGTCTACGTGGACATGGATGTGGAATATGCGATGCACGAATGCGTGGCGCATCTGGCTGAGTTGGGCCATCGGCACATCATGTACTTCCATCAGGAAGACCGGGGCTTCGGACTCGTCGAACGGGCGTTGGAATCCTTCGCAGAGGCATGCGCCAGCTATCACCTTTCAGGGCAAACCCTCCCGTGCGGCGTTTCCCCCGAGGCCGGCGCCGAGGCAATGGGCCGGCTAGTGGAACAGTATCCCCAGACCACGGCGGTGATTTTCTGGACCGATATTGCCGCCTGGGGCGCTATCAACGCCGCTAAGGCGCGCGGCATTCGTATCCCAGAGGACCTTTCCCTGATCTGCTTCGACCGCTCCACTGCGGCCGCGCTGGGCACCTTCCATCCCACGGCGATCGATATCCGAGCCGACGAGTCGGCGGCGCTAGCCGCCCAGATGCTGGTCGCCCTATTGAAAAATGAGCCGCTATCAGAGACCCAAGTATTGGTCCGGCCCTACTTTATCGCCGGCGAGAGCACCGGCCGGTGTCCCAACCACGAGGTACAAGGGGGAGGTGAAAGCCTGTGA